A genomic stretch from Lathyrus oleraceus cultivar Zhongwan6 chromosome 2, CAAS_Psat_ZW6_1.0, whole genome shotgun sequence includes:
- the LOC127119549 gene encoding uncharacterized protein LOC127119549, with the protein MACNSTPLLSPPKTTTVATVQHHHHHHTLQPIFHTKPTLTRKLTTKLHVSSSPTNKPTTTTTPSPTQPPPPKPNQETVYFDGGAHYGDLVANLFLGFTLVWLPLTLAAVSRALYLRYRFTNLRVTVISGLTGEDRSDFSYSVIKDVQVVPRFIGEWGDIVITLKDGTKVDLRSVPKFREIAKYCLSMRDKSSQNLNKSAPKGFGK; encoded by the coding sequence ATGGCTTGCAATTCTACACCGCTCCTATCACCACCCAAAACAACCACCGTCGCAACCGTCCAACACCACCACCATCACCACACACTCCAACCAATCTTCCACACCAAACCCACCCTCACCCGGAAACTCACCACAAAACTCCACGTATCCTCCTCCCCAACCAACAAACCCACAACCACAACCACACCCTCACCCACCCAACCCCCACCCCCAAAACCCAATCAAGAAACCGTCTACTTCGACGGCGGAGCCCACTACGGCGACCTCGTCGCAAATCTCTTCCTAGGCTTCACCCTCGTATGGCTTCCCTTAACGCTAGCAGCAGTCTCACGTGCCCTTTACCTTCGTTACAGGTTCACCAACCTCAGAGTTACAGTAATCTCAGGGCTAACAGGCGAGGACAGAAGTGACTTTTCATACAGTGTTATCAAAGATGTTCAGGTTGTTCCAAGGTTCATTGGTGAATGGGGTGATATTGTTATCACATTGAAAGATGGTACTAAAGTTGATCTTAGGAGTGTTCCTAAGTTTAGAGAAATTGCCAAGTATTGTCTCTCTATGAGGGATAAATCTTCTCAGAATTTGAATAAATCTGCTCCTAAAGGCTTTggaaaataa